The following are encoded together in the Lathyrus oleraceus cultivar Zhongwan6 chromosome 3, CAAS_Psat_ZW6_1.0, whole genome shotgun sequence genome:
- the LOC127130158 gene encoding uncharacterized protein LOC127130158, giving the protein MVVKDAEASELKENPKPKERWALMFDGASNAIGHGIGAVLMSPKNFHLPFTAKLYFTCTNNMAEYEACILGLEEAIELKIKILEVFRDSALVIHQIRGDWETRHANLIPYQDYVLKLLPKFDKITFSHIPREENQMANSLATLASMHKLIWPNHQPNIEIRRFDEPAHYLTTTEESDDKPWFFDIKQYLEKQEYPTEASSLDKRTIWRLASKFFLNGDVLFKRNFDMVLLRCVDKHEANQLMKDIHEGSSDTHANGHAMAKKILRAGY; this is encoded by the coding sequence atggttgTCAAGGATGCTGAAGCCTCTGAACTTAAGGAGAACCCGAAACCAAAGGAACGTTGGGCTCTCATGTTCGACGGCGCTTCAAATGCAATAGGtcatggaattggggcagtgttgatgtctcccaagaattttCATTTACCATTCACTGCAAAGCTTTATTTTACCTGCACGAACaacatggccgagtatgaagccTGCATATTGGGGCTAGAAGAAGCGATTGAGTTAAAGATCAAGATACTTGAGGTATTCAGAGACTCCGCTCTAGTGATACATCAGATCAGAggtgattgggaaacaagacatgctaacctaattccataccAGGATTACGTGCTAAAGTTGCTCCCCAAATTTGACAAAATCACTTTTTCTCATATTCCTCGGGAGGAGAATCAGATGGCAAATTCTCTAGCAACCTTGGCTTCCATGCACAAGTTGATATGGCCTAACCATCAGCCCAATATTGAAATCAGGCGTTTTGACGAACCTGCGCACTATCTGACAACAACAGAAGAGTCGGATGATAAACCCTGGTTCTTCGATATCAAACAGTATCTGGAGAAGCAAGAATACCCGACGGAGGCTTCCAGCCTTGATAAGAGGACTATATGGAGGTTGGCGTCGAAGTTCTTCTTGAATGGAGATGTATTGTTCAAGcggaattttgacatggttttgttgaggtgtgtggaCAAGCATGAAGCTAATCAGCTTATGAAGGACATACACGAAGGATCCTCCGACACACACGCAAATGGgcatgcaatggcgaagaagatcCTAAGGGCCGGTTATTAA